One genomic segment of Leptospira sp. WS92.C1 includes these proteins:
- a CDS encoding MBOAT family protein, with the protein MNFTTPQYFLFFAIVWCVRWILAAIYPNRNVFVLWFLLFVSYAFYLSWDYRFGALILFTTVLDYGVGRALDSQEDLKKRKILLFLSLIGNLSVLGFFKYFHFFTDSFLGLFHLIGWKVSAPTLKIILPVGISFYTFQSLSYSIDVYRKQISSEKNFFQYALFLSFFPQLVAGPIVSARILLPALRSLFSWENVPIREGIWLILLGFVKKAVIADRISVISDFAYQFPDSVSTVFAWMGVFSYSIQIYCDFSGYTDIAIGSALLLGVRLPENFRLPYSATSFSDFWRRWHISLSGWLREYLYISLGGNRVGAWVTYRNLLVTMLLGGLWHGPSWNFVIWGFLHGGFLALERWFRDRVRFPWSEKSGINGVLKFLYQVFVILFVCLIWIFFRSKNLENSWQILGTLFRFSGGIEPTYTMQTQFLSILAILCFATYIGKKEESFGSFSKFRENLHWIVFSFLSALGFIVGVVLTVETKPFLYFVF; encoded by the coding sequence ATGAATTTTACGACTCCACAATACTTTCTTTTTTTTGCAATCGTTTGGTGTGTCCGCTGGATTTTGGCGGCGATTTACCCAAATCGAAACGTTTTTGTACTTTGGTTTTTACTTTTTGTAAGTTATGCATTTTATCTTTCTTGGGATTATCGTTTCGGAGCTTTGATTCTCTTTACCACGGTGTTGGATTATGGCGTGGGAAGAGCCTTGGATTCCCAAGAAGATCTTAAAAAGAGAAAAATTCTTCTTTTTCTTTCTTTGATCGGAAATCTGTCCGTTCTCGGGTTTTTTAAATACTTTCATTTTTTTACGGATTCGTTTTTGGGACTCTTTCATTTGATAGGATGGAAGGTCTCGGCTCCAACTCTAAAGATCATTCTTCCAGTGGGGATTTCGTTTTATACGTTTCAGTCCTTGAGTTATTCGATCGACGTGTATCGAAAACAAATTTCTTCGGAGAAGAATTTTTTTCAATACGCCCTATTTCTTTCCTTCTTTCCTCAGCTCGTTGCGGGACCTATCGTTTCGGCGCGGATTCTGTTGCCGGCGCTTCGTTCTTTGTTTAGCTGGGAAAACGTTCCGATTCGCGAAGGGATCTGGCTGATTCTGTTGGGTTTTGTAAAAAAAGCGGTGATTGCGGATCGGATTTCCGTTATTTCCGATTTCGCTTATCAATTTCCGGATTCCGTTTCCACAGTATTCGCGTGGATGGGAGTGTTTTCCTATTCCATACAAATCTATTGCGATTTCTCGGGTTATACGGATATCGCGATCGGTTCCGCGCTTCTTTTGGGAGTTCGGCTTCCTGAAAATTTTCGACTTCCTTATTCCGCGACCAGCTTTTCCGATTTTTGGAGAAGATGGCATATTTCGCTGTCCGGATGGTTGCGGGAATATCTTTATATTTCTCTCGGGGGAAATCGAGTCGGCGCTTGGGTCACGTATCGAAACCTTTTGGTCACGATGCTTTTGGGAGGGCTTTGGCACGGCCCAAGCTGGAACTTTGTGATCTGGGGATTTTTACACGGAGGCTTCTTGGCCTTGGAACGATGGTTCCGCGATCGCGTGCGATTTCCTTGGAGTGAAAAATCCGGTATAAACGGAGTGTTAAAATTTCTATATCAGGTTTTTGTAATTCTTTTCGTTTGTCTGATTTGGATTTTTTTTCGTTCTAAAAACCTGGAGAACAGCTGGCAGATTTTGGGCACCTTGTTCCGTTTTTCGGGAGGGATCGAACCCACATACACGATGCAGACCCAATTCTTGAGTATTTTGGCGATTCTCTGTTTTGCGACCTACATAGGTAAAAAGGAAGAATCTTTCGGTTCCTTCTCCAAATTTAGAGAGAATCTGCACTGGATTGTTTTCTCGTTTTTGAGCGCCTTGGGTTTTATCGTGGGCGTGGTTTTGACGGTCGAAACCAAACCGTTTCTTTATTTCGTTTTCTGA
- the asd gene encoding aspartate-semialdehyde dehydrogenase has product MSRVKVAVLGATGSVGQRFIQLLDNHPYFEVTHLCASENSAGKTYGDVMKTRWKISSEIPAYAKNIVITTPDPEKTKGVVLAFSGLDSSVAGEVETAYATAGIHIISNSKNHRMDPAVPLLSAEVNSSHLEVLNSQKTKGKIITNSNCTIMGVTISLKPLYDLFGIESVMLFSMQAISGAGYPGVPTMDILGNIVPHIGGEEEKAEIEPLKCLGKVENGKIIHANFPISAHCNRVPVFDGHTVCVSVKFKKKPSKEEILSAWKNFSGEPQVLGLPLAPNPPIFYREEEDRPQPRLDLETGKGMTTVIGRLRPDPILDWKYVVLSHNTIRGAAGAALLNAELLYKKNFLG; this is encoded by the coding sequence ATGAGCAGGGTCAAAGTTGCCGTTTTAGGCGCCACCGGTTCCGTAGGTCAGCGATTCATTCAATTGCTGGATAATCATCCTTACTTTGAGGTTACACACCTCTGTGCTTCCGAAAATAGCGCAGGAAAAACATACGGTGATGTGATGAAAACGAGATGGAAGATCTCTTCTGAAATCCCGGCTTATGCAAAAAATATCGTGATTACAACCCCTGATCCGGAAAAAACAAAAGGTGTTGTGTTAGCATTTTCCGGTTTGGACTCGAGCGTTGCCGGTGAAGTGGAAACCGCTTATGCTACTGCGGGTATACACATCATTTCCAATTCTAAAAATCATAGAATGGATCCGGCCGTTCCTCTTCTTTCCGCGGAAGTGAATTCCTCTCATCTTGAAGTTTTAAATTCTCAAAAAACAAAAGGAAAGATCATCACCAATTCCAATTGCACCATCATGGGAGTTACGATTTCTCTCAAACCTCTCTACGATCTTTTCGGGATCGAATCCGTTATGCTCTTTTCGATGCAAGCGATTAGCGGAGCCGGTTATCCGGGTGTTCCTACTATGGATATTTTAGGAAATATCGTTCCGCATATCGGAGGAGAAGAAGAGAAAGCCGAGATCGAACCACTGAAATGTCTGGGAAAGGTGGAGAATGGAAAAATCATCCACGCGAATTTTCCGATTTCTGCTCATTGCAATCGTGTTCCCGTTTTTGACGGACATACGGTTTGTGTTTCCGTAAAGTTTAAGAAGAAGCCGTCGAAAGAAGAAATTCTTTCGGCTTGGAAAAATTTTTCCGGCGAACCCCAGGTGTTGGGATTGCCTTTGGCCCCCAATCCTCCGATTTTTTATCGGGAAGAAGAGGATCGTCCTCAGCCTCGACTGGATCTGGAAACCGGTAAAGGAATGACCACAGTGATCGGACGTTTGAGACCGGATCCGATTTTGGATTGGAAATATGTCGTTTTGAGTCACAATACGATTCGAGGCGCGGCGGGAGCTGCATTATTAAATGCAGAACTTCTTTACAAAAAGAATTTCCTCGGATGA